A genomic window from Lotus japonicus ecotype B-129 chromosome 1, LjGifu_v1.2 includes:
- the LOC130727899 gene encoding protein OCTOPUS-like, with product MNPTTQPQPQPPPLLQPHRPSFSCDRHPQEQFTGFCPSCLCERLAVLDPNNASTSSRKPPTSSTALKAIFRPSSSAAPRANNNSNHRPPTSTSTSFLPELRRTKSFSASKNEAYYSSTAFEPQRKSCDVRGRSTLYSLFSQDDDRKFPKAEPPRLSISEVETRTLASSSSIVQGPVIEYKEDEEFEEEGEGEEEEEEEEEEEEITVVDEEEDRDEIRVLEEPEPERQRPNVVSVCNVIDERVQEIVEEEPEPEEQEVAFEEEESLKPMKEHMDLDSQVKKSSGRDFKEIAGSFWSAASVFSKKLQKWRQKQKAKKRGPRNGAVSGSSTLLPVEKPIGRQFRETQSEIADYGFGRRSCDTDPRFSLDAARMSFDDPRYSFDEPRASWDGYLIGKTFPRMPLPTMLSVVEDAPVQHVPRTDSLIPVEISGDNETLPFPGGNAQTKEYYSDSSSRRRKSLDRSSSIRKTAAAVVAEMDELKPVSNTKVTPPPPPAPAPAPAPAPAAAAADGGGVGGGGGGYLQGQKMVFPERDLRDCNSNSNNSLRDDCSETFEMGFRDIGNNGGDRKGSKKGSSRWTKWSIWGFIHRRGGNNKEEDEDRGANGNGVERSFSESWQEFRGERNGDVRGGGGFNRNMFRSNSSVSWRNAPSIGESFVTGRKSDVQGNGYHGRKGRDEFVLERNRSARYSPSSMDNGLLRLYLTPGGGRRNGSGKGRANQAHSIARSVLRLY from the coding sequence ATGAATCCCACCACccaacctcaacctcaacctccGCCATTGTTACAACCCCACCGTCCTTCCTTCTCCTGCGACCGCCACCCACAGGAGCAGTTTACCGGCTTCTGCCCCTCATGCCTCTGCGAGCGCCTCGCCGTCCTCGACCCCAACAACGCCAGTACCTCTTCCCGCAAGCCTCCCACCTCCTCCACCGCCCTTAAAGCCATCTTCCGACCCTCCTCCTCCGCCGCCCCACGCGCCAACAACAACAGTAACCACCGTCCTccaacctccacctccacctccttcctCCCTGAGCTCCGCCGCACCAAGTCCTTCTCTGCTTCCAAAAACGAAGCCTACTACTCCTCCACCGCCTTCGAGCCCCAGAGAAAATCCTGCGACGTCAGAGGCCGCTCCACCCTCTATTCACTCTTCTCCCAAGACGACGACCGCAAATTCCCCAAAGCTGAACCTCCCCGCCTCTCTATCTCCGAGGTTGAAACCAGAACCCTcgcttcctcctcctccattgTTCAGGGACCAGTAATCGAGTATAAAGAAGACGAGGAATTCGAAGAAGAAGGggaaggggaagaagaagaagaagaagaagaagaagaagaagagatcacTGTCGTTGACGAAGAAGAAGACAGAGACGAAATTAGGGTTTTGgaagaaccagaaccagaacgaCAACGACCCAATGTCGTTTCGGTGTGCAATGTGATTGACGAAAGGGTTCAAGAAATTGTGGAGGAAGAACCGGAACCGGAAGAGCAAGAGGTTGCATTCGAGGAAGAAGAGTCACTGAAACCGATGAAGGAACACATGGATCTGGACTCGCAGGTGAAGAAAAGCTCCGGCCGCGATTTCAAGGAAATCGCCGGGAGTTTCTGGTCTGCGGCGTCGGTTTTCAGCAAGAAGCTTCAGAAATGGAGGCAGAAGCAGAAGGCCAAGAAGCGTGGTCCTCGAAACGGCGCCGTATCAGGCTCGTCGACGCTGCTCCCGGTGGAGAAGCCGATCGGACGGCAGTTCCGGGAGACTCAGTCGGAGATCGCCGACTACGGCTTTGGCCGGCGGTCGTGCGACACTGATCCGAGATTCTCGCTCGACGCGGCGCGCATGTCGTTTGACGACCCTCGCTACTCCTTCGACGAGCCGAGAGCCTCTTGGGATGGTTACCTCATCGGAAAAACATTTCCCAGAATGCCCCTGCCCACGATGCTCTCGGTGGTGGAGGATGCTCCGGTGCAGCATGTTCCCAGAACAGATTCTCTCATCCCGGTGGAAATCAGCGGAGATAACGAGACTCTTCCGTTTCCGGGCGGCAATGCTCAGACCAAGGAGTACTATTCTGATTCTTCctcaagaagaaggaagagcCTTGATAGGTCCAGTTCAATTAGGAAAACTGCAGCTGCTGTTGTTGCTGAGATGGATGAATTGAAGCCTGTTTCTAATACAAAAGTgacccctcctcctcctcccgctccagctccagctccagctccagctccagctGCTGCTGCAGctgatggtggtggtgttggtggcggcggtggtggttaCTTACAAGGGCAGAAGATGGTTTTCCCTGAGAGAGATTTGAGGGATTGTAACTCCAATTCTAATAATTCCTTGAGGGATGATTGCTCAGAGACATTTGAAATGGGATTTAGAGATATTGGGAATAATGGTGGTGACCGAAAAGGGTCTAAGAAGGGTTCTAGCAGGTGGACGAAGTGGAGCATTTGGGGTTTCATACACCGGCGAGGAGGGAATAACAAAGAGGAGGACGAGGATAGAGGTGCCAACGGGAATGGGGTGGAGCGTTCTTTCTCAGAATCATGGCAGGAGTTCAGAGGGGAGAGGAATGGGGATGTTAGAGGGGGTGGTGGTTTCAATAGGAACATGTTCAGGAGCAATAGCAGTGTGAGTTGGAGGAATGCACCAAGCATAGGCGAATCGTTTGTTACTGGGAGGAAGAGTGATGTTCAGGGTAATGGATACCATGGGAGGAAGGGCAGGGATGAGTTTGTCTTGGAGCGGAACCGGAGTGCGAGGTACTCTCCTAGCAGCATGGATAATGGTCTGTTGAGGCTTTATTTGACACCGGGTGGCGGCCGGAGAAATGGTTCCGGCAAAGGTAGGGCGAACCAGGCACATTCAATTGCAAGAAGTGTACTTCGGTTGTATTAA